A region of bacterium DNA encodes the following proteins:
- a CDS encoding DUF2062 domain-containing protein, with product MGRLAKLLYVRVVRVNASPHQVAAGVAVGVWLGVFPTFGLAGPAAYVLAWIFRFNKAGALAGAAIMNPLTSPVFWAASAMLGAAFTGTDWRAVYGLVRDEKYVWALSKTTYAYFLGNLIIATAAAALCYAGAFAAVRAREKRRRAKRERAAALLPPGS from the coding sequence TGGGCCGCCTCGCGAAGCTGCTGTATGTCCGCGTCGTGCGCGTTAACGCGTCGCCGCACCAGGTGGCGGCGGGCGTCGCGGTCGGCGTGTGGCTCGGCGTTTTTCCCACGTTCGGCCTGGCCGGGCCGGCGGCGTACGTTCTGGCGTGGATATTTCGCTTCAACAAGGCCGGCGCGCTGGCGGGCGCGGCTATTATGAACCCGCTCACGTCGCCCGTTTTCTGGGCCGCGTCGGCGATGCTGGGCGCCGCCTTTACCGGGACCGATTGGCGCGCCGTCTACGGCTTGGTTCGCGACGAGAAGTACGTATGGGCGCTTTCGAAGACGACGTACGCCTACTTTTTGGGCAATTTAATTATCGCGACGGCGGCCGCGGCGCTGTGTTACGCCGGCGCGTTCGCGGCCGTACGGGCCCGCGAGAAGCGGCGCCGGGCGAAACGCGAGCGCGCCGCTGCGTTGCTCCCGCCGGGAAGTTAG